The Glycine soja cultivar W05 chromosome 8, ASM419377v2, whole genome shotgun sequence genome has a window encoding:
- the LOC114424728 gene encoding agamous-like MADS-box protein AGL29, whose protein sequence is MGHRKIEIAIVKDPNMRQVTFSKRRTGPFKKANELSILCDVEIAIVVFSIGNKPYSFGHPCVDVVATKFLQLQQAANSSNAKQIDAQGRNNPSNELGGMDRLNQ, encoded by the coding sequence ATGGGTCATCGTAAGATTGAAATTGCGATAGTGAAGGATCCTAACATGAGGCAAGTCACGTTTTCTAAGCGTCGAACGGGACCATTCAAAAAGGCTAATGAACTATCCATCTTGTGTGACGTAGAAATTGCTATTGTTGTGTTCTCCATTGGAAATAAGCCTTACTCTTTTGGGCACCCATGTGTTGATGTTGTTGCGACCAAGTTTCTTCAACTTCAACAAGCGGCTAATTCAAGCAATGCCAAACAAATTGATGCCCAAGGCCGAAACAACCCATCTAATGAACTTGGTGGCATGGATAGGCTGAATCAATAA
- the LOC114424729 gene encoding E3 ubiquitin-protein ligase RING1-like — protein MDNDNVNLTISESNNIAQSTMSNNFIDLDVFDLDEALAVAVVDGEPRRLFATWKTFVSNLPTVNDVTRDDVCSVCMEGFITQRNTDGENKRVPCGHVYHSNCITLWLEHCNSCPLCRCHIPLF, from the coding sequence ATGGATAACGACAACGTCAACCTTACAATTTCAGAGAGCAACAATATTGCGCAGTCAACAATGTCCAACAATTTCATAGATTTGGATGTTTTCGATCTAGACGAGGCTCTTGCGGTGGCGGTGGTGGACGGAGAACCACGGCGTCTATTCGCAACGTGGAAGACCTTCGTGTCGAACTTGCCTACGGTTAACGACGTGACGAGGGATGATGTTTGCTCTGTTTGCATGGAAGGGTTTATTACCCAGCGCAACACGGATGGGGAAAACAAACGAGTCCCGTGCGGCCACGTGTACCACTCAAACTGCATCACCCTCTGGTTGGAGCACTGCAACTCTTGCCCGCTTTGCCGCTGCCATATCCCCCTTTTCTag